A region of Bacillus cabrialesii DNA encodes the following proteins:
- a CDS encoding MFS transporter, whose translation MIGTEQATALKAKHHGLSWFERIGYGFGDMSYNIVFQFVNAYLLFYYTDVGGIQPAVIATLFLVVRVLDAIFDPIMGLILDKTNTRWGKARPYLLWVAFPFALFTFLCFTTPHFGETGNMVYAYITYILLGMSFSMQTIPVNSLTGRMTNSVEERTVLTTTRMILVYIGILLSISCATPLAAAIGGENQAFGFQMTALIYAAVSIVLNLFSFFTVRERIQPKKRKKQGIKKTLSVLFQNKPLLVLTSSFLAFAIGFNIKLSTMVYYFTYNVNHKEFVFLGTVLFFGAALISNLFIPFFSEKWGRKQVMIITAALSLISYAGLHFTPYSSITLIFVWLFASGFFTTPLNTLAWGMVADCVDYAEWKIGVRADGVVISSMSFINKLGVALAGSFSAIYLGIAGYVANADQTVTSLNAIKNMNALIPGLFILLSIILIAFYPLTEKRYKHIISELEQRPAK comes from the coding sequence ATGATTGGAACAGAACAAGCAACGGCATTGAAGGCGAAGCATCACGGCCTGTCCTGGTTTGAGCGAATCGGATATGGTTTCGGCGACATGTCATATAACATTGTCTTTCAGTTTGTAAACGCATACTTATTATTCTATTATACAGATGTCGGCGGCATTCAGCCTGCGGTGATCGCCACTTTGTTTCTTGTTGTCCGGGTGCTGGATGCTATTTTTGACCCGATTATGGGATTGATTTTAGACAAAACGAACACAAGGTGGGGAAAGGCAAGGCCATATCTGTTGTGGGTGGCATTTCCTTTTGCGTTATTTACGTTCTTATGTTTCACGACGCCTCATTTCGGTGAGACGGGGAATATGGTATATGCGTACATCACCTATATTCTGCTTGGGATGTCTTTTAGTATGCAAACGATTCCGGTGAACAGCTTAACGGGGCGGATGACGAATTCAGTGGAGGAACGGACGGTTCTGACCACAACCCGGATGATTTTGGTGTATATCGGTATCCTTTTATCCATTTCCTGTGCGACACCGCTTGCGGCCGCCATTGGAGGGGAGAATCAGGCGTTTGGATTCCAAATGACAGCGCTCATCTATGCGGCGGTCAGCATCGTTTTGAACCTATTCAGTTTCTTTACTGTGCGGGAGCGGATTCAGCCTAAAAAGAGAAAAAAACAAGGGATCAAAAAGACGTTGTCTGTGTTGTTCCAAAACAAACCGTTGCTAGTGCTGACTTCATCATTTTTAGCTTTTGCGATTGGATTTAATATTAAGCTCAGCACGATGGTGTACTATTTTACGTATAACGTCAACCATAAAGAATTCGTGTTTTTAGGAACCGTTTTATTTTTCGGTGCAGCGCTGATCAGCAATTTGTTTATTCCTTTCTTTTCTGAGAAGTGGGGCAGAAAACAAGTCATGATCATCACGGCTGCTCTATCGCTTATTTCTTATGCCGGCCTGCATTTTACGCCGTATTCTTCGATTACACTCATTTTCGTTTGGCTTTTCGCTTCGGGATTTTTCACAACGCCTTTAAATACGCTTGCGTGGGGAATGGTTGCGGATTGTGTCGATTACGCGGAATGGAAAATCGGAGTGCGCGCGGATGGTGTGGTGATTTCGAGCATGAGCTTTATTAATAAACTGGGCGTTGCGTTAGCCGGTTCATTTTCGGCCATTTATTTAGGAATCGCCGGGTATGTCGCGAATGCAGACCAGACAGTTACGTCATTAAATGCGATTAAAAACATGAACGCTTTGATTCCGGGGTTATTCATTTTGCTTTCTATTATTCTGATCGCCTTCTATCCTTTAACTGAAAAAAGATATAAGCACATCATCTCTGAGCTGGAGCAAAGGCCTGCAAAATAA
- the gutB gene encoding sorbitol dehydrogenase: MTHTVPQSMKAAVMHNTREIKIETLPVPDINHDEVLIKVMAVGICGSDLHYYTNGRIGNYVVEKPFILGHECSGEIAAVGSSVNQFKVGDRVAVEPGVTCGRCEACKEGRYNLCPDVQFLATPPVDGAFVQYIKMRQDFVFLIPDSLSYEDAALIEPFSVGIHAAARTKLQPGSTIAIMGMGPVGLMAVAAAKAFGAGTIIVTDLEPLRLEAAKKMGATHVINIREQDALEEIKTITNDRGVDVAWETAGNPAALQSALASVRRGGKLAIVGLPSQNEIPLNVPFIADNEIDIYGIFRYANTYPKGIEFLASGIVNTKHLVTDQYSLEQTQEAMERALQFKNECLKVMVYPNR; encoded by the coding sequence ATGACTCACACAGTACCTCAAAGCATGAAAGCGGCTGTTATGCACAACACAAGAGAGATCAAAATTGAAACATTGCCTGTGCCTGACATCAATCATGATGAAGTGTTGATTAAGGTGATGGCTGTCGGGATTTGCGGATCGGATCTGCATTACTATACAAATGGCAGAATCGGCAACTATGTAGTGGAAAAACCATTTATCCTTGGCCATGAATGCTCGGGAGAAATTGCCGCTGTCGGATCGTCTGTCAATCAATTTAAGGTGGGAGACCGTGTCGCTGTTGAGCCGGGTGTCACATGCGGACGCTGTGAGGCGTGCAAGGAAGGGCGCTATAACCTTTGTCCGGATGTACAGTTTTTGGCTACACCGCCGGTAGATGGCGCGTTTGTTCAATATATCAAAATGCGTCAGGACTTCGTTTTTTTGATCCCAGACTCACTTTCCTATGAAGATGCGGCTTTGATCGAACCATTTTCTGTCGGCATTCATGCAGCGGCGAGAACGAAGCTACAGCCCGGATCAACAATTGCAATTATGGGGATGGGCCCTGTTGGGTTAATGGCTGTTGCGGCAGCTAAAGCATTTGGGGCAGGCACAATTATCGTGACCGACTTAGAGCCGCTGCGGTTAGAAGCTGCGAAAAAAATGGGAGCGACTCATGTCATCAATATCCGTGAACAGGACGCGCTTGAAGAAATTAAAACGATCACGAATGATAGAGGCGTTGATGTTGCTTGGGAAACAGCGGGGAATCCAGCGGCATTGCAATCTGCATTGGCTTCTGTGCGCCGGGGTGGGAAACTGGCGATTGTCGGTTTGCCTTCTCAGAACGAGATTCCGCTCAATGTGCCGTTTATTGCGGACAATGAGATTGATATTTACGGGATCTTCCGTTATGCCAATACGTATCCAAAGGGAATCGAATTTCTCGCTTCCGGCATTGTGAACACGAAGCATCTTGTAACCGACCAATATTCGCTGGAGCAGACGCAAGAGGCGATGGAGCGGGCGCTTCAATTTAAGAATGAATGTTTAAAAGTGATGGTGTATCCAAATCGCTGA